One region of Dysidea avara chromosome 1, odDysAvar1.4, whole genome shotgun sequence genomic DNA includes:
- the LOC136263644 gene encoding uncharacterized protein, with protein sequence MAKAFDKEKLKPKGATQTLCDYVRLIKVWFDDQKVKKSKADRKLKNWQKGWIVITIENIPENSTLKYYKTEEQWLTSSKSKNIICEPLNDMMFLRKIHLPGRPYILALVFSSHSLWLSFKSYTSMTMWMEKLSHITKRYLVQLVKSTNEAIKPATYLLQVHSDKINGYRTAHNDLEDVAWSWDISTFYAYRVHKRFITEVEIIIGSDSDLDGHFHFIGPELECVCKCIVDSATSQDSCQKDTSLQDVMITMGSHLSIDSNPCYMAPSRSPSPFSESDDAYVNDGDDEDLTLLKKVVPFSKADEYIESRSSYLEHDYECMDSEDDEYVNDDLHIVCA encoded by the exons ATGGCTAAGGCATTTGACAAAGAAAAACTCAAGCCTAAGGGAGCTACCCAAACCTTGTGCGACTACGTGAGACTTATCAAAGTTTGGTTTGACGATCAAAAAGTAAAGAAATCTAAAGCAGACAGGAAGCTGAAG AATTGGCAAAAAGGATGGATAGTTATAACTATTGAAAATATACCTGAAAATTCTACACTGAAATACTACAAAACTGAAGAACAATGGCTGACTTCATCAAAAAGCAAAAACATCATTTGTGAGCCACTAAATGACATGATGTTTTTAAGGAAAATTCACCTACCTGGGAGACCTTACATCTTAGCTCTAGTATTCTCATCACATTCACTTTGGCTATCCTTTAAGTCATATACCAGTATGACAATGTGGATGGAAAAATTATCACATATAACAA AGCGTTATTTGGTGCAGCTGGTTAAGAGCACCAACGAAGCAATCAAGCCAGCTACATATTTGTTACAAGTTCATTCAGACAAGATCAATGGATACAGAACTGCTCATAATGATTTAGAAGATGTTGCTTGGAGTTGGGATATATCTACATTTTATGCTTACCGAGTGCACAAACGGTTTATAACAGAAGTTGAGATCATTATTGGAAG TGATTCTGACCTGGATGGACATTTCCATTTTATTGGCCCAGAATTAGAGTGTGTTTGCAAGTGCATAGTGGATAGTGCTACTAGTCAAGACAGTTGTCAAAAAG atacatcacttcagGATGTAATGATTACTATGGGAAGCCACCTTTCAATAGACTCCAACCCGTGTTATATGGCACCATCACGTTCACCTAGTCCATTCTCAGAATCTGATGATGCCTACGTtaatgatggtgatgatgaagATCTAACACTTTTGAAGAAAGTGGTGCCGTTCTCCAAAGCAGATGAGTATATTGAATCAAGATCATCATATCTAGAACATGATTATGAGTGTATGGACAGTGAAGATGATGAATATGTCAATGATGATTTACACATAGTGTGTGCTTGA